One genomic segment of Sminthopsis crassicaudata isolate SCR6 chromosome 2, ASM4859323v1, whole genome shotgun sequence includes these proteins:
- the ELL3 gene encoding RNA polymerase II elongation factor ELL3 isoform X10 — translation MAGPQEPLSGRLRLSFTPGPRTSLLLLRLNDSALRALQDCNRIQAQPVITFRGNRGYLRLPGPGCSCLFSFIVSQCGADGPRGGLDLVRHRLGRSGPGLLRCLGPLRERITICSAVDSVPVSSSLQENQQGEGARETRNQQGNGLHVGPQPQLFVEEVLDPLENSQELQPIPGSSRDHPAQWVLRDPSPHPTKGPDQRPSSLSSQRHLNIKRHPSLDLPEPEDKRPRGPSTPQELPSHDPQEGEEWEQDHNAGARQEHSSLPQAGPEPLLPRETPDYFLQYGVIHSTEQCRVYEQDFEADYAEYRALHARVGAVSRRFMQLGMEIKRVQRGTPEHKVLEDKIVQEYKKFRKRCPGYKEERQRCEYLHQKLSHIKSLILEFEKNGDS, via the exons ATGGCGGGGCCACAGGAGCCTCTGAGCGGGAGGCTGCGGCTCTCTTTCACTCCTGGTCCACGAACTAGTCTCCTACTACTCCGACTCAACGACTCAGCTTTGCGTGCGCTACAGGACTGCAATCGGATACAG GCCCAACCTGTGATCACCTTCCGGGGCAACCGAGGG TACCTGCGACTTCCCGGCCCTGGCTGTTCCTGCCTCTTCTCTTTCATAGTGTCCCAATGTGGAGCAGATGGGCCAAGAGGTGGGCTGGACCTCGTGCGCCACCGCTTGGGCAG ATCTGGACCAGGCCTGCTTCGATGCCTTGGTCCTCTTCGAGAGCGAATTACTATCTGCTCTGCTGTAGATTCTGTACCAGTATCATCTTCACTTCAGGAAAATCAGCAGGGTGAAGGTGCTAGGGAAACACGGAACCAGCAGGGCAATGGATTGCATGTGGGACCTCAACCACAGCTGTTCGTAGAAGAG GTGCTGGATCCCCTGGAGAACAGTCAAGAGTTACAGCCTATTCCAGGATCCTCAAGAGATCATCCGGCACAGTGGGTATTGAG GGACCCAAGTCCTCACCCCACAAAAGGGCCAGATCAGAGACCCTCTTCCTTGTCCAGCCAGAGGCACTTGAACATA AAGCGACACCCTTCCCTAGATCTACCAGAACCAGAGGACAAGAGGCCCAGAGGTCCCAGTACCCCACAGGAGCTTCCCAGCCATGATCCACAAGAGGGGGAAGAGTGGGAACAAGACCACAATGCAGGTGCCAGACAGGAACACAGTTCCTTACCACAAGCAG GCCCAGAACCATTGCTTCCTAGAGAAACACCAGACTACTTCCT GCAATATGGAGTCATCCATAGTACTGAACAGTGTCGTGTCTATGAGCAAGATTTTGAAGCAGATTATGCAGAGTATAGAGCCCTACATGCACGTGTTGGGGCTGTCAGCAGAAGATTCATGCAGTTGGGAATGGAGATCAAAAGAGTACAACGAGGCACCCCAGAACACAAG gtGCTAGAAGACAAGATAGTCCAAGAATACAAAAAATTCAGGAAG CGGTGTCCAGGTTACAAGGAAGAAAGACAGCGCTGTGAGTACCTGCATCAGAAACTGTCACACATCAAAAGCCTCATTCTGGAGTTTGAAAAAAACGGAGACAGCTGA
- the ELL3 gene encoding RNA polymerase II elongation factor ELL3 isoform X6 yields MAGPQEPLSGRLRLSFTPGPRTSLLLLRLNDSALRALQDCNRIQLWSWTPPATHQPPTPKPCLFPLLCGRKGAEDFCRFPTCLSHLEGKYQRSPYNGAEDTSWSSALPPCLPQAQPVITFRGNRGYLRLPGPGCSCLFSFIVSQCGADGPRGGLDLVRHRLGRSGPGLLRCLGPLRERITICSAVDSVPVSSSLQENQQGEGARETRNQQGNGLHVGPQPQLFVEEAVSPFPKVLDPLENSQELQPIPGSSRDHPAQWVLRDPSPHPTKGPDQRPSSLSSQRHLNIKRHPSLDLPEPEDKRPRGPSTPQELPSHDPQEGEEWEQDHNAGARQEHSSLPQAVLCLQQAQNHCFLEKHQTTSCKYIIPSTLVPDLILLWLVNDFWGQLSDDFMALAGNMESSIVLNSVVSMSKILKQIMQSIEPYMHVLGLSAEDSCSWEWRSKEYNEAPQNTRC; encoded by the exons ATGGCGGGGCCACAGGAGCCTCTGAGCGGGAGGCTGCGGCTCTCTTTCACTCCTGGTCCACGAACTAGTCTCCTACTACTCCGACTCAACGACTCAGCTTTGCGTGCGCTACAGGACTGCAATCGGATACAG CTCTGGTCCTGGACACCCCCGGCCACACACCAACCCCCTACCCCCAAACCCTGCCTCTTCCCACTCCTCTGTGGACGCAAAGGTGCCGAAGACTTCTGCCGATTCCCGACTTGTCTGAGCCACTTAGAAGGCAAGTATCAGAGATCTCCTTACAACGGGGCTGAAGACACTTCTTGGTCCTCAGCTCTCCCTCCTTGTCTCCCTCAGGCCCAACCTGTGATCACCTTCCGGGGCAACCGAGGG TACCTGCGACTTCCCGGCCCTGGCTGTTCCTGCCTCTTCTCTTTCATAGTGTCCCAATGTGGAGCAGATGGGCCAAGAGGTGGGCTGGACCTCGTGCGCCACCGCTTGGGCAG ATCTGGACCAGGCCTGCTTCGATGCCTTGGTCCTCTTCGAGAGCGAATTACTATCTGCTCTGCTGTAGATTCTGTACCAGTATCATCTTCACTTCAGGAAAATCAGCAGGGTGAAGGTGCTAGGGAAACACGGAACCAGCAGGGCAATGGATTGCATGTGGGACCTCAACCACAGCTGTTCGTAGAAGAG GCAGTATCACCTTTCCCCAAGGTGCTGGATCCCCTGGAGAACAGTCAAGAGTTACAGCCTATTCCAGGATCCTCAAGAGATCATCCGGCACAGTGGGTATTGAG GGACCCAAGTCCTCACCCCACAAAAGGGCCAGATCAGAGACCCTCTTCCTTGTCCAGCCAGAGGCACTTGAACATA AAGCGACACCCTTCCCTAGATCTACCAGAACCAGAGGACAAGAGGCCCAGAGGTCCCAGTACCCCACAGGAGCTTCCCAGCCATGATCCACAAGAGGGGGAAGAGTGGGAACAAGACCACAATGCAGGTGCCAGACAGGAACACAGTTCCTTACCACAAGCAG TCTTGTGTCTTCAACAGGCCCAGAACCATTGCTTCCTAGAGAAACACCAGACTACTTCCTGTAAGTATATTATCCCTTCGACACTTGTTCCTGACCTTATACTCCTGTGGCTGGTGAATGACTTTTGGGGACAGTTGAGTGATGATTTTATGGCATTGGCAGGCAATATGGAGTCATCCATAGTACTGAACAGTGTCGTGTCTATGAGCAAGATTTTGAAGCAGATTATGCAGAGTATAGAGCCCTACATGCACGTGTTGGGGCTGTCAGCAGAAGATTCATGCAGTTGGGAATGGAGATCAAAAGAGTACAACGAGGCACCCCAGAACACAAG gtGCTAG
- the ELL3 gene encoding RNA polymerase II elongation factor ELL3 isoform X8 translates to MAGPQEPLSGRLRLSFTPGPRTSLLLLRLNDSALRALQDCNRIQLWSWTPPATHQPPTPKPCLFPLLCGRKGAEDFCRFPTCLSHLEGKYQRSPYNGAEDTSWSSALPPCLPQAQPVITFRGNRGYLRLPGPGCSCLFSFIVSQCGADGPRGGLDLVRHRLGRSGPGLLRCLGPLRERITICSAVDSVPVSSSLQENQQGEGARETRNQQGNGLHVGPQPQLFVEEAVSPFPKVLDPLENSQELQPIPGSSRDHPAQWVLRDPSPHPTKGPDQRPSSLSSQRHLNIKRHPSLDLPEPEDKRPRGPSTPQELPSHDPQEGEEWEQDHNAGARQEHSSLPQAVLCLQQAQNHCFLEKHQTTSCNMESSIVLNSVVSMSKILKQIMQSIEPYMHVLGLSAEDSCSWEWRSKEYNEAPQNTRC, encoded by the exons ATGGCGGGGCCACAGGAGCCTCTGAGCGGGAGGCTGCGGCTCTCTTTCACTCCTGGTCCACGAACTAGTCTCCTACTACTCCGACTCAACGACTCAGCTTTGCGTGCGCTACAGGACTGCAATCGGATACAG CTCTGGTCCTGGACACCCCCGGCCACACACCAACCCCCTACCCCCAAACCCTGCCTCTTCCCACTCCTCTGTGGACGCAAAGGTGCCGAAGACTTCTGCCGATTCCCGACTTGTCTGAGCCACTTAGAAGGCAAGTATCAGAGATCTCCTTACAACGGGGCTGAAGACACTTCTTGGTCCTCAGCTCTCCCTCCTTGTCTCCCTCAGGCCCAACCTGTGATCACCTTCCGGGGCAACCGAGGG TACCTGCGACTTCCCGGCCCTGGCTGTTCCTGCCTCTTCTCTTTCATAGTGTCCCAATGTGGAGCAGATGGGCCAAGAGGTGGGCTGGACCTCGTGCGCCACCGCTTGGGCAG ATCTGGACCAGGCCTGCTTCGATGCCTTGGTCCTCTTCGAGAGCGAATTACTATCTGCTCTGCTGTAGATTCTGTACCAGTATCATCTTCACTTCAGGAAAATCAGCAGGGTGAAGGTGCTAGGGAAACACGGAACCAGCAGGGCAATGGATTGCATGTGGGACCTCAACCACAGCTGTTCGTAGAAGAG GCAGTATCACCTTTCCCCAAGGTGCTGGATCCCCTGGAGAACAGTCAAGAGTTACAGCCTATTCCAGGATCCTCAAGAGATCATCCGGCACAGTGGGTATTGAG GGACCCAAGTCCTCACCCCACAAAAGGGCCAGATCAGAGACCCTCTTCCTTGTCCAGCCAGAGGCACTTGAACATA AAGCGACACCCTTCCCTAGATCTACCAGAACCAGAGGACAAGAGGCCCAGAGGTCCCAGTACCCCACAGGAGCTTCCCAGCCATGATCCACAAGAGGGGGAAGAGTGGGAACAAGACCACAATGCAGGTGCCAGACAGGAACACAGTTCCTTACCACAAGCAG TCTTGTGTCTTCAACAGGCCCAGAACCATTGCTTCCTAGAGAAACACCAGACTACTTCCT GCAATATGGAGTCATCCATAGTACTGAACAGTGTCGTGTCTATGAGCAAGATTTTGAAGCAGATTATGCAGAGTATAGAGCCCTACATGCACGTGTTGGGGCTGTCAGCAGAAGATTCATGCAGTTGGGAATGGAGATCAAAAGAGTACAACGAGGCACCCCAGAACACAAG gtGCTAG